A region from the Phycodurus eques isolate BA_2022a chromosome 12, UOR_Pequ_1.1, whole genome shotgun sequence genome encodes:
- the rpe gene encoding ribulose-phosphate 3-epimerase: protein MSYSAKIGPSILSSDLSCLGSECVRMMECGADYLHLDVMDGHFVPNITFGHPMVECLRKSLGKDPFFDMHMMVSRPEQWVKPMAAAGANQYTFHLEATNNPGNLIKEVRESGMKVGLAIKPGTSVETLAPWANQIDMALIMTVEPGFGGQKFMEDMMPKVSSLRRQFPSLDIEVDGGVGPDSIYKCAEAGANMIVSGSAVIGSDDPRSVIALLRTAVVEAIQKRSLDR from the exons ATGTCGTATAGTGCCAAAATCGGCCCGTCCATCCTGAGCAGCGACCTGTCATGTCTCGGCAGCGAGTGTGTGCGGATGATGGAGTGTGGGGCGGACTATTTGCACCTCGACGTCATGGACGG GCATTTTGTCCCCAATATCACATTTGGGCACCCCATGGTGGAATGCCTGCGAAAGTCATTAGGCAAAGACCCTTTCTTTG ACATGCACATGATGGTTTCCAGGCCCGAGCAGTGGGTGAAGCCCATGGCTGCTGCAGGAGCTAACCAGTACACGTTCCACCTGGAGGCCACCAACAACCCAGGGAACCTCATTAAAGAGGTCCGTGAGAGTGGCATGAAG GTGGGTTTGGCCATAAAGCCCGGTACTTCTGTTGAAACGCTGGCACCGTGGGCCAACCAGATTGACATGGCTCTGATCATGACTGTTGAACCTGGCTTTGGAGGACAGAAGTTCATGGAGGACATGATGCCTAAG GTGAGCTCGCTGAGGCGTCAGTTCCCCTCGCTGGACATCGAGGTAGACGGCGGCGTGGGCCCCGACTCCATTTACAAGTGTGCGGAG GCCGGCGCTAACATGATCGTGTCGGGCAGCGCCGTGATCGGCAGCGACGACCCTCGCTCCGTCATTGCCCTCCTACGCACGGCGGTGGTTGAGGCCATCCAGAAGCGCTCGCTGGACCGCTGA